The DNA region ATGCGCTCTACCAGGCCAAGCGCAATGGCCGCAACCAGGTCCATCCGCAAGCCCCGGAAGCGGCCCTAACCGCTTGATTTGAGTAGCCCTCCTCTTTGCTGTTAAATACGGCCCGGTGCTCCCGGCCTCAAGTTGCCGAGGCCCGGAAACGACCGCCCAGCCCAGCCCTCCCTTCATCTGGATACGCTGCTGGACGGTCTTTCCGATGTGAGCGTTATCAAGGTGAGTCCATTGAACATGTTGAAGATCGTCCATCTGCTGACGGGCGCTGCCGCCCTGCTGTTGTCCTTCATTCCCAGCCTGCGAACCGATGCCCTGCCCTACCTGCAACAACCCGATGCCATCTACCTGGCGCTGCTCGGTGCGCTCAACCTGCTACTCGCACCTGTAGTGCCTACCTGGGCCAAGGGCCTGCACAACCAGCTGCAGGGCGTCGTCTCCGCCCTGCTGGTCCTTGCCGTCGTGCTGCAGACCCTCATCCTGCTGGCGCCGCTGTCCACCATCGGCGACCAGCCCGCCATCCTGCTCAGCCTGCTGACCGTCATCGCCGCCGTTCTGCTGCACCTGGCGATCAACCTGCGCAAGGTAACCCAGGCCGCACCGCTGCCCCAGGACATGTCCAACCGCGAGACGGGCACGGTGAAGTGGTTCAACACGTCCAAGGGCTTCGGCTTCATCTCCCGCGACTCCGGCGATGACATCTTCGTGCACTTCCGTGCCATTCGCGGCGAAGGCCACCGGGTGCTGATCGAAGGCCAGCGCGTGGAGTTCTCCGTCATGCAACGCGACAAGGGCCTGCAAGCCGAGGATGTGATCGCCGCGCTACCCGGCCGTCGCTGAATCCGGCAGTAAAGAAAAGCCCGCCAGATGGCGGGCTTTTTCATGCCTTCAATAATGAGGGGGCGGTGCCTCTTCCTCACCGCCGCCGAATTGACCGAGCAGTTCATCCTGGCGCTTGGCCAGCGCGGCAAGCTGGAGCTGCAAACGCTCGACCACCCGCTGCTGCGCTACCAGCACGTCGTTGAGCGCCTGGATGGTGTCGTCCTGAAAAGCCAGGCGGGTCTCCAGTTCGTTGATACGTGCTTCCAGGCTCATGGCTCGACCTCCGCGAAGCGAAAGTCTCCGGTCAGCACCAGGCGCAGCCTCGCCATCACCTCAGCGACCTGCTCCGGCGAATAGGGCTGTGCCGGATGGCGGCCCCAGACCGGAGCCGGCCAGGCGGCATCCTCGCGACGCCGCACGATGACATGCATGTGCAACTGGCTCACGACGTTGCCGAGGGTGGCGACGTTCATCTTGTCGGCACCGAAACTGTCCTTGAGCACCTCCGCCAAGCGCGTGGTTTCGTTCCAGAGGCGAAGCTGATCGTCGGCGTCGAGCTGGAACAGCTCGCTGACCTCCTCGCGGCGGGGCACGAGGATGAACCAGGGGTAGTGCGAGTCATTCATCAGCAGCAGGCGGCACAGGGGGAAATCCCCCACCGGCAGGCAATCCTGCTGCAGTCTCTGATCCAGGGCGAACATAGCGACCTCTCCTGTTCTACCGGGGTGAGCCCCGAGCTTAGTCCCGCCCCGGCGACAGGCAAAGCTGAACGACGAGGTGGAAAACGGCGCGCAGGATACCCAAGGAATCCGGGCAGCGGAATCATCGCAACGCCTTCCTTTATATGGAGGCAGAGCCGATGCGTTCCGAAAGTGCGCACTGGTTACCGTGACGCACCAA from Pseudomonas tohonis includes:
- a CDS encoding cold shock domain-containing protein yields the protein MSNRETGTVKWFNTSKGFGFISRDSGDDIFVHFRAIRGEGHRVLIEGQRVEFSVMQRDKGLQAEDVIAALPGRR
- a CDS encoding SlyX family protein — translated: MSLEARINELETRLAFQDDTIQALNDVLVAQQRVVERLQLQLAALAKRQDELLGQFGGGEEEAPPPHY
- a CDS encoding HIT family protein; translation: MFALDQRLQQDCLPVGDFPLCRLLLMNDSHYPWFILVPRREEVSELFQLDADDQLRLWNETTRLAEVLKDSFGADKMNVATLGNVVSQLHMHVIVRRREDAAWPAPVWGRHPAQPYSPEQVAEVMARLRLVLTGDFRFAEVEP